The Caldicellulosiruptor acetigenus DNA window CTTTGAAAAATTCCACAACATAATACTCCAAACATTGCACAACAATTTTCAAGTCTTTGAGAAAATTTTTATCTTTCCTTATATAAAAGTTAAGAGTTTTGGTGTTTAGGCGAAATACATCCAACAAAACAAGTGGTAAGGCCCACAGGTCAATATAGCTTCCGTCCCAAAAATATTTATAAAAGAAGCCTGTCAAAAATGGATTTGTCTCACAGTATTCTTTAAAAAATTTCTCTATGAGTATAAAAAATGTTTTTCTTGTAAACAGTTTTGACGGTAAATCCTGAGTCTTGTAGAGGTTTGCCTCATAAATTTCAGCAAACAATACAAATACCTCCTTAATTTGTAATCATCACCTCTGCAGGGCATCAAAAAAGGCCAATATTTGCAAAGCCTTTTTTCCCCTGCAAATATTGGCCTACCTTGCAACTGGCCAATTTATTGGCCCTTTGCTTGGTCTGCCAAATTTTACTGACTTAATTTTTTTTCTAAGTTTTCATTTAGGGTTATTACAATTACTTTTTCACCATTTACTGTGTTTACATCTGAGTATATGCCCGCAATGTCAACATCAATTACCTGTTTTATTAAGTTTGCCAAATCCTCTTTTGCATTCTCAAACAAAGTTGCTCTCACCTTTTTGATAAGTTCAATGCCTTCCTTAGTTTGCGCAAGCCTTTTTTCTGTAGGACTTAAAAAACCAATTAGTCTCACAACAATAATATCCTCTGTAATTATAGTTTTTATCTGCTTTGGTCCTCTGCCCATGTATTCTATTTCGAACTTGCTTACCGCCTCGCTGATTTTTGCCTCTATCTGCCCTTTTGTCATTTTGTCAGTCAATAACCTTCCCTGTCTAACTTAAGTCTTGATTTAAGTATAGCAAAATGAAATTTGGATGTCAATATATTTCAATTAATTTTTCCTGCATGCTACTAACCTCTTGATTTTTCTTAATTTTAAAAATTCAACTTTGTATAAATTGCAACTTTAATTTTCCCATTATGCACCTTAATATAAAAAAGGCAGGGCTGTGTTTTTTCTCACACAACCCCGCCTTTTACCCTATTTCGCTTATTTTTTTGACAAAATTTCATTCAAATCATTCTCGGGGTTTGAAATAGGTTTTATATTGAATCTCTCAACAAGTACCTGCAGAATATTTGGTGAAACAAATGCTGGCAGTGATGGACCCAAATAGATGTTTTTAATACCAAGGGATAGCAGTGTCAAAAGTATCGCTACTGCTTTTTGTTCAAACCATGAAAGGACAAGTGTAAGCGGCAAGTCATTTACATCAACTCCAAAAGCTTTTGCAAGTTCAATTGCGATGATGATTGCAGAATATGCATCGTTGCACTGGCCAACATCTAAAAGCCTTGGAAATTCACCAATTGAGCCAAAGTCTTTCTTATTGAATCTATACTTTCCACACGCAAGCGTCAAAATAAGCGTGTCTTTTGGAGTTTTTTCAGCAAACTCTGTATAGTAGTTTCTACCTGGCTTTGCACCATCACATCCACCAATCAGGAAGAAATGCTTGATCTGACCACTTTTTACAGCCTCAATTATCTTGTTTGCAACACCAAGCACAGTGTTGTGAGCAAATCCAACAAGGATTTTCTTTTCTTCTTCGTCTTCCTGCCAACCACCAAGCTCTAATGCCTTTTGGATAATTGGTGTGAAATCCTTTTTGCCATTTACTTCTTCAATGTGTGCAACACCATCAAACCCAACAACACCCGTTGTAAATATTCTGTCTTTGTAACTGTCGCGTGGTTTTTGCAAACAGTTTGTAGTCATCAAGATACAACCTGGAATGCCGTCAAATTCCTTCTGCTGGTCCTGCCATGCACCACCATAGTTACCAACAAGATGTTTGTACTTCTTTAGCTCTGGATAACCATGTGCTGGAAGCATCTCACCGTGTGTATAGATATTTATTCCTTTTCCTTCTGTTTGCTCTAAAAGATCTTTTAAGTCTTTCAAATCATGCCCAGAGACAATTATAAATGGTCCTTTTTTCTTGGAAATCAAAACTTCTGTTGGCCGTGGATGACCAAAAGTCTCAGTGTGAGCTTTGTCCAAAATTTCCATACATCTAAAATTCTTCTTTCCAAGTTCCATACAGAGGTTGTAAAGCTCCTCTGCTGACAAATTGCTGTCCAGCGTTTTTGCAAGTGCTGTAAAGAAGAAATTGTTCACATCATCATCCTTGTAGCCAAGCCTATATGCATGATGAGCATATGCAGCCATTCCTTTTAAGCCATAAATAAGGAGCTCTCTTAAAGACCTGATATCATCATCAATGTCATCTGCCAAAATTCCAACCTTTTTCCCATCTGCTATCATCTTTTCAACATCTTCTGGTGGTCGATAGTAAACGGCAGCCGGTAGATTATCTAAGTTTGAAACTTGATTTTTTAGATTTTCTTTCACACTGTCTGCTTCAAGAATATACCTTACAAATCTTTTCTCATCAAAGTTCACATTTGTAAGAGTAGAAAATAGAGCATCCATCATGAATTTGGTTGTACCTTCGTCAATCTTTTTTCCTTCAGCTAAAATTTTGCTACCCAAGTATGCAATGCCTTTTAACTGGTACAAAAGCAAATCCTGAAGTGTGGCAACTCTGCTGTCTTTACCGCAAACACCTACCTTTGTACAGCCTTTTCCACCTGCTGTCTGCTCGCATTGGAAACAAAACATATCAGTTTGGATCATCTCAAAATAGCACCTCCCAAAATATTATCAGTTTTTATTTACCCAAAATTATTCTTTTATACCACCATCGGTGGTAATTGTTACCTCTTGATACGGCAAAATCTTCTGTGCCTGAAGCATGGCCTTTTTAACTATGCTTGCAATACCATTGCAACAAGGAACTTCCATCTTAACAACTGTGATGCTCTTTATGTTATGACTTTGAATAATTTCTAAGATTTTTTCATAGAAGTATTCAATATTGTCAAGCTTTGGACATCCTATTATTGTCACTTTTCCTTTCATAAAATCTCTGTGGAAAGACGCATATGCATATGCAACACAGTCAGCCGCAATGAGTAGATGCGCGTTGTCAAAAAACTTTGCATAAGGATTAACAAGATTTAGCTGCACCGGCCAGTTAACAAGTTGAGATAATTCTTCTTTGCTCTCTTCTACCTTTTGATTTTTCTCCTCTGAAGCTTCGAGCATGTTACTTCTTTCAATTACTCTCTCCTGAGAACCAGGGCACATACATGAAAACTGCTCATGCTGTTTTTTCTGATTGAGTCTTTCTTCCACAGCCTTTTCATTGAATGGTTTTGCTTCTGCTTCAATTATCTCAATCGCCCCTGTTGGGCAAACAGGAAGACAGTTGCCAAGTCCGTCACAGTATTCTTCACTTACAAGTTTTGCCTTGCCATTTACAAGCTCAATCGCACCCTCAACACAAGCATTCACACACAGTCCGCACCCATTGCACTTTTCCTCGTTGATCTTTACAATCTTTCTTATCATTTTCAACCATCCCTCTCTGTTTACTTGCAATTATATTTTATATGGTTTAGAATATATTTGCGGTAACATATGTTACAGTTTTATATGCATTTTAAAGAAGGTGAAAATCGATGCATCTTGAAAGAGTATGTCAAAGCAAGCTGTTTAAGATGATGGATCAAAGCGAAATAAAAGAGATATTGGATTCCTTTCATATTCTTAAAAAGGATTTTGAAAAAGACCAGGTGATTGTACTTGAAGGTGACGAATGCAGCTTTATAGGACTTATACTCAGCGGAATGATTGAAGTGAAGAAAAGTTCTGTCTCAGGCAAAGAATATACCATAACTACATTGACACAAGGCGATACGTTTGGTGAAGCTGTCATATTTTCTTCGGCAAACACCTTTCCTGCGACAATTGTTTCAAAGACCAAAACAGAAGTTATATTCATTCCAAAGCATGCCATAATTAAGATGTGCAAAAAAAACGAAAAGTTTTTATATAACTTTTTAAATCTTCTTTCAGATAGAATTCTTCTTTTGAACACAAAACTTAAAGAAAATACGCTTTCTACTTTGAGACAAAAGATTTGTAATTTTTTAATTGAAGAGTACAAAAAACAGAAAACTACAAAATTAAAACTCAATTTTACAAAGCAAGAACTTGCTAAAATTTTTAATGTGCAAAGGCCTTCACTTTCAAGAGAGCTCATAAAAATGAAAGAAGAAGGGCTAATTGATTTCTGGGGAAAAGAAATCTGGATCAAAGATCTGGAAAAGATAGAGGAGTATTTATACGAAGATGCATAAAAGGCTGGGCAGATACCCAGCCTTGTGACTTTTATTAATTTTCAAAAAGAGCATCTACAAATTCTTTTGCATTAAAATACTGAAGATCATCTATCTTTTCTCCCACTCCTACAAACTTTACCGGAATCTTGAGCTCATCACATATGGAAATAATGATGCCGCCTTTTGCTGTACCATCAAGCTTTGTAAGTACAATTCCAGAAATATTGACTGCCTGGTTAAACTCTTTTGCTTGATTCAGCGCATTTTGACCAGTTGTTGCATCAATCACAAGCAAAGTCTCCTTGCTTGCTTCTGGCATTTGCTGATTTATCACCCGGTCAATCTTTTTAAGTTCCTCAATTAAGTTTTTCTTAGTATGAAGTCTTCCAGCCGTGTCGACTATCAAAACATCAGCCTTTCTTGCCCTCATTGCCTGGATACCATCGAACACAACAGCTGCCGGATCGCTACCTTCAACATGCTTTATAATGTCACACCCAACCCTTTTTGCCCAAATCTCAAGCTGTTCTGCAGCTGCTGCTCTAAATGTGTCTGCTGCCGCAATTAAAACCTTTTTACCATTTGATTTTAAAAGATTTGCAATTTTGCCTATGGATGTTGTCTTACCCACACCGTTTACGCCAACCATCAGGATTATGAGGGGATACTTTTCACTTAATTTGTTTTCTAGATTAATAATACTAAGCATCTCTTCTTTTAAAAGCTCTTTCACAGCTTCAGTAGCAGAAATTTTTTCTTTTTTAACCTTCTCTTTGAGATTTTCTATTATTTTTTGAGATGTTTTAACACCAACATCTGAGAGTACCAAAACCTCTTCAAGCTCTTCAAAAAGTTCATCGTCTACTTGCTTGAATGATTTTAATAAGCTTTCGACTTTTTCAGTAAAATTCTTTTTAGTCTTCGAAAGACCTTCTTTAAGTCTATCAAAAAATCCCATCTTCTATCATCCTTTCTGTATTTTTTCAATGTTTAGTGACAAAACTTTTGAAACACCGCGTTCTTCCATTGTAACACCATATAGAACGTCGGCAATCTCCATTGTGGGTTTCCTATGGGTAACGAAAATGATTTGGCTCTGGTTATTCAAATTCTTTATATACTGGGCAAACCTTTGAACATTTGCCTCATCCAAGCTTGAATCTATCTCGTCTAATATGCACAAAAGAGAACCTTTAAACGTCAAAAAGGCAAACAAAAGTGCAATTGCTACTAAAGCCTTTTCTCCACCAGAAAGAAGATTTATATTCTGAAGCTTTTTGCCTGGAGGTTTAACATCAATATCTACACCAAGCTCTCCATCCTGACCTATGAGCTTCAAATCACAACTTCCTCCGCCAAAAAGTTCAAAAAATATCTCTGAAAACAAACTCTTTATCTTTTCAAAGTTTTCTAAAAATATCTCTTTCATATTTTTTTCAAGATGACTAATAAGTCTTTTTAACTCATCTGTTGTCTTCTGCAAATCTTCAATCTGTTTTTGCAAAAATTGCATTCTTTCCTGTAGTCTTTTCTCCTGATCAATTGAATATAACTTTACTTCCCCCAGTTCAGAAAGCGCTTGAGTGCACCTTTCAAGCTCATCTTCCTTCTCTTTTGTCCAAAAAACTTCATTATTTGAAGCATGGATTTCTTCATTAAATGTCTCAAAATATTTTTCTTTTATATTCTTCATGTAGTTTTCAAGATCATGCTTTTCAAGAGCAATTTGTCCAAGTTTTTTTTCTATCTCCTGAATTTTATTTGAAATTTCATTTAACCCTTTTTGCTCAGAATTGTATCGCTCAGAAAGTTCAAAGTAATCTTTCTCAAGCTGCTGCAAATTATTTTTAAACTCTTCTGCTTTTTGTTTTTTCTCCTCTATCTCTTCAGAAGTTTGAAAAATTTGACCCTCAAGCTCTCTTATATTCTCTTCACATTTTGCCTTCTCATTAAACCTGTACATTTTTTGATTCTCTATCTCAACCATGTTATAGCTTTTACTTTCAAGCTTATGTTTTAATATAGAAATCTCTGCTTCAATCTTATTCTTTTCTTCTATCGCCTTTGTGAACTTGCTATCCAAAAGATTATAATCTTCTTTTAGTTTACTCAAAATGGTTTTAAGATTTGAAATCTCTTTCTCCAACTCCTCTTTTGATTTTTTGAGATTTTCTAAGTTTTCCTGGGAAGACTTTATGTCGCATTCAAGTGTTATGAGTTGTTGATCTATCAAATTCTTTTCGTTTTCTAAAGCATCTTTGTTTTGGACAAGCTGTTTCATTTTATAATCATACATCTCAATTTCTCTTTCAAGCTCACTCATTTTCGACAATAAATCATTTAAGTTTTCTTCCACTTCTCGTTTCGCAGTTTTAAGATCATACAACACTTTAGTATTTTCTATAATCAATTTATCCATTTCCTCAAGCTTGGATGAAAGGTTTTTTACATCAAGTTCCAGTTCTTCTTTTTCCACTTTTCTTTCCAAAAGAGAAAAATCAGCTTTCTTCTCACCACCAACAAAAACGCCACCGGGAGAAATTAGCTCTCCCGAAAGTGTAACACACCTTGCTTTATATCCTACCTTTTTTTGATACTCTATAGCTCTGTCGATAGTATCAAAAACAAGAGTACGACCAAGCAAAAATTCTGATACTTTTTGTACCTCATCATTTGTCTCAACAAATTCATCTGCATATCCCAAAAAACCATCTGCGTTAATATCTTCTTTTTGACTTAAAACCGAAACGGTATCAACAGGAATAATTGTGACCTTGCCAAGCTTCTCATTCTTTGCTATCTCTATTATCCTTTTTGCATCATTTTCATTTTTCACAACAAGGTGTTGCAAAGAACTGCCCAGTGCTGTTTCAATAGCTTTTAGATATTCTCTTTTGACAGATATCAAACTTCCCACCGTTCCATACAGGCAAATGGGAAGATTTTTTACTCGTTTGAAAACTTCCTTAATTGTTTTGCTGTATCCTTCATAGCTTTCTTCCATCATTTTTAGAACACTTAATCTTTCCTGCTTTTTTATCAGCTGTTTTGAAAGATCATCTACTAAATTTTTGATGTTGGCAAGATAATCCTCTTTTTTTGATACCTGCTGGTTTAAATCTTCAAGTAAAATTACAAGCTTTTTTCTTTCATCATCTAACTCCCTTAGTTGTGATTTTTTTGCATCTCGTGCAATGGTCAGTTTTTCAAATTCGCTTAAAATAGCATTTGTCTGCTCATTTATTTTCACTTTTCTATTTTCTAAAGTACCTGACAAATGCAAAATTCCATTTAATTTTTGGTTAAACTTTTCTATCTGAGATATGCATTCAATTAACTCTGCTTCTTTCTTTTGGATTTCTGATTCTACTTTTATAATGCTTTCTTTTAAAGCTGTAATTTGATTTTGTAACTTTGCATGAACCTCTAAAACTCTTCTATGCTCTTCTTCTTTTTCAGAAAGACTCTTTTGCAATTCATCTATGCTCTTTTTTAAATCCTCTTTTTGCTCCTCAAGCTGTAAAATCTGCCTTGACAAATGGTCCTTAAGTTGCTGTTCGCTTTCAAGCTGCTTTTTTAAAAACTTCAGCCGAGCGGTGCTTTCTGTAAGTTCACTTTTTATTTCATCATAAGATAGTCTTGTTTTCTCTACCTCCTGGGTCAGCAGGTCCATTTGTAATTTGTTCTGATTTATACTTTCTTCAAGTTCTCTTCTCAATTGTATTAGCTTTTCAAGTTCCTCATTTAATTGCTTCTCCTTTGTGAGAAAATCATGATATCTTCTGCCTGTCAAGTTATACTCATAAACATACTTTTCTTTTTTCAAACTTTGGAGTTTTTGATTTATTTGAAGATATGTCTTTGCCTTTTGCACATCAGGCTTAATTTCCTCCAGCTGTGTGCTAAGTTCAAAAATTACATCCTGAAGTCTTTGAATGTTCTCCTCTGTTGCTTTAAGCTTTCTCTCTGTTTCTTCTTTTCTGTACTTATACTTTGTAATCCCACACGCTTCTTCAAAAATCCTATACCTCTCAACAGGCCTTGCATTTATTATCTCATCAACTCTACCTTGGGATATAATAGAATATCCGTCTTTTCCAAGTCCAGAGTCAAGAAAAAGCTCATATACATCTTTCAATCTGCAAGGAATTTTATTTATAAAAAACTCACTCTCTCCACTCCTAAAAAGCCTTCTTGTTATCACCACTTCTTGATAATCGATGGGAAGAACCCCGCTTGAGTTGTCAAAACATATAGAAACCTCAGCAAAACCCTGAGATTTTCTCTTCTCAGTGCCAGCAAAAATAAGGTCTTCTTGTTTTGCTGCACGCAAAATTTTTAAACTTTGCTCGCCCAAAGCCCACCTTATTGCATCTGTAATATTGCTCTTTCCACATCCATTAGGTCCAACAATAGCTGTAATTCCTTTTTGAAATTCAATTCTTGTCTTTTCACAAAAAGATTTAAAACCATAGATTTCAAGCCATTTTATGTACATTATCATATCCCCCATCACTTCAAAAAACAATCATTATTTTAGCAAAAATTATTGAACAGTGCTATATCATTTGTGTAAATACAATGCTGCTAAAACAACAAAAAAGCAGGTAGTTTTTTCTACCTGCCATATCTTGAAAAACATTGATTTTCCTTACCTTGCTTGAACAATAAACTTTATTGCAGTCCTTTCTTCACCGTCAATATCAATTTCAGAAAATGCTGGAATTACAATCAAATCAATACCATTTGGTGCTACTTTTCCTCTTGCAATTGCAATAGCCTTGACAGCCTGGTTTACAGCACCTGCTCCAACTGCCTGAAGCTCTTGACTTTGTCAGTTTGAAGCTCAAAAAGCTTGGGAGGACTGGGATTGACAAAATTTGGTCGTCAATTTTGTCACTACATCATTTGCTAATACCAATAAATTCTAAGCCTTCCTCATATGTCATGAAGTTTTTTGGACCCTTTATCTTCATTACATTCAGTATATCTCCAGCTCCTCCCTCAATTCTTTGCTTTATCAAATATTTCTTCCCTTTTATCTCTATTTCAAAAAAGTTCATTGAATATATTGCTTCCATTATCCTTTCACTACTTATTCCTTTACCTTTTCTCCTCAAAATATATTCCAATGTCCTTTGCAGTAAAAATGCCAAAAAACATATCACAAAATGTCCTTTTATTCTGCTTTCTGTAAAGTGATATATCGGTCGCACTTCTAAACAGCTTTTCATTACTCTGAATGACTGCTCTATCTTCCATAAATCGTGATATGCTCCTAAAACCTCTTCTACATCCATATCCTTTTTGCTCGTTTGAATTGCATAATATCCGTCAAATTTCTCATCTCGTTTTATCGCTTCCTCATCCAGCACATATTCTTCTGATTTTGATTTCTTCTTCAAATATTTCCTTGCACCTTTCTTCTCTAAGGCTGTTATGCTTCCTTTGTTCTCTAAAAGCTCTTTGGCTTTTCTTACCAATCTCTCTCTGTCTTCTTTGTCTTTCTTGGCTCTCTTGCTTGAATACGTTATTATCAAATTCTCTTCTATTTTGAACTCTTTACCCTCTTCATCCTTGACAATATTTGTTCTTTCCAATACCTTATATTTGAATTCATCACCATAAATTTCTTCAGCATTCAAACATCTTTTGCCATCAAGTCTTTTATATCCTTCTTCATTAAAAACTTCATCTAAAATTTCTTTACTTGCATTCTTTAATCTGCTTGCTACTATATAGTCGTACCCAGCTTCTTTTATCATCTTTAAATTTATTCTGCTGTTAAGCCCTTTGTCTGCTACTATTATTATCTTATCTATACTAAATTTTTCCTTCAGCTTCCTCAGTATCTTTACCATCGTCTTGCTATCTATCGTATTACCAGGAAAAAGTTCATACCCTATCGGTCTGCCTTCTTTGTCCACCAAAAGCCCTAATACAACTTGCACTTCATTTACCTTGTTGTCTTTGCTAAACCCAAAATTTTTAAGTTCATCCGCTCTACAACTCTCAAAGTATATTGTCGTCACATCATAAAACACTACATCAACTACCATCTTAAATAAGTCTTTATTTCTCTGATACAGGTATGTCTCTAAATCTTCTTTTACACTGTCAAGAAAATCTAAACACCTGTACAATTGATTCAAATCTATATCCTCTTCAAATCCAAAATATTTGCTTCTCTGATGATAAGTTCTTAGTTTGCTCATTGGCTCTATCAATCTCTGTATGGTCATTAAAAAACTTACTTTGTTTACATCAAATTTTATCTTTCTCTCTTTTGCTGCTTTCCCTTTTAAAAACTTATCAATTTCAAGCTCCTCCCATAACTTTCTGTATACAATGTATCCCCAATTTTTTGCAACTGCATCCGAAATATCTTCTTCAGATTCAATAGTAACAGCTTTTGTATTCTCAGTAGTTGTTTCAGCGACAATATCAGATAGTTTTTTTACAATGTTTTTAAAAGCGGGGTCATCTTTGAGAATATCAAGTCTACCAAAGTTAAATAGTACTCTTTGCTTTACTTTACCATTTTCACGGTAATTTTCGACTAACCTAACATACTGATAACCGCCAGCATTAGTAATTTTGACAAACATATGGCAACTCCTTGAAGATAGTTTGTTATATTGTACCACAAAATATTTAAAAAGTCAAGCAAATTCAGTATATATTAAGCTAAAATTTGTCCCTACATTTTTTAAAATTTTTTATTTTTCTCTTCTTGAAACCCGCATAAATTAAGACTTTGTTATTTTTTGTTAGCTCAAAAACACCTCTTAACTGACAAAGTCAAGAAAAAACAATCATTATTTTAGCAAAAATTATTGAACAGTGCTATATCATTTGTGTAAATACAATGCTGCTAAAACAACAAAAAAGCAGGTAGTTTTTTCTACCTGCCATATCTTGAAAAACATTGATTTTCCTTACCTTGCTTGAACAATAAACTTTATTGCAGTCCTTTCTTCACCGTCAATATCAATTTCAGAAAATGCTGGAATTACAATCAAATCAATACCATTTGGTGCTACTTTTCCTCTTGCAATTGCAATAGCCTTGACAGCCTGGTTTACAGCACCTGCTCCAACTGCCTGAAGCTCAGCAACTCTTTTTTCTTTTATAACTGCAGTCAGAGCTCCTGCAACTTTTTGTGGTTTTGAAGTTGCTGCAACTTTTAGAACTTCCATCCTTTTTTATACCTCCTGAATATGACGTTGTGACTTTATTTAAATACAAAACCAAATGTCTACTATATATAATTCTACACCATTTTAAAAATTCCTTCTTTAATTTATCCTCTCCCTAAAATTCTGTTATATCTTCGAATTATCAAATTTGCAAATGTATTTATTATGAACACAATTACAATAAGCAATGTCGCAGTAGCATATGAATTTAATTTTGAAAGTCCTTCTGAAGAAAGAATGTAAAGGTGCACAGACATGGTTCGCGTTGGACTAAATATGCTTGTGGGGAAATTAAGCGAACTTCCAGCTGTCAAAAGCACTGCAGCAGTCTCACCTATTGCCCTTCCAACTCCCAAGATAACTCCTGTCAATATCCCGGGCATTGCAGGTGGAATCACAACCTTAGCTATTGTCTGCCACTTTGTTGCACCAAGTGCAAGGCTCCCTTCCCTAAAAGACATCGGAACAGTTTTTATAGCCTCTTCTGAAGTTCGTATAATAGTAGGCAGAATCATTATCGAAAGTGTAAGTGCACCTGATAAAATGGACCATCTAAATCCAAGTGCAATTACAAAAAATGCAAATCCGAAAAGTCCATAAATTATAGAAGGTATTCCAGCCAATGTTTCTGTGCCGAATCTTATAAGTTCAACAACTTTTCCTTTCTTTGAATATTCAGTCAAATAGATTGCTGCTAATACCCCTACAGGTGCCGCAATTATGACTGCAAGCAAGGTCACATACAAAGTTCCCACAATAACAGGAAATATTCCTCCGCTTTTGCCCATCTCCTCAGGATACTGAAGAATAAAGCTCAAACTTATACCTTTTAGTCCATTAGAAATAATGTGAAATACTATAACAATTAATATTACCATGGTGATTAACGTAAAAAGTCCAATTATAGAAAATACAATACCCTGTACAACTTTATTCTTTCTTATCATTTCTCTTCACCAACTCTTCTTGCAATTACATTTGCAATGGTGTTTAAAATCATAATAATTACAAAAAGAACTATGCCTGTTGCAAAAAGCGCCTGAGCATGTTTACCAGACGCATACCCCATCTCAATTGCTATATTTCCTGTTAAGGTTCTTACCTGGTCCAAAATGTTATTTGGTATTTTTGGACTGTTGCCTGCTACCATAATAACAGCCATGGTCTCGCCAATTGCCCTTCCCATACCAAGAATTATTGAAGCAATGATTCCAGACTTTGCAGCGGGCAAAATAACTCCTTTTATTGTTTGCCAGTGAGTTGCACCAAGGGCCAAAGACCCTTCTTTATATTCTCTTGGTACAGACCTTATTGAAACTTCTGAGATGTTTATAATTGTTGGTAAAATCATAATTCCTAAAATTATAGAAGATGCCAAAATAGAAAAACCAGAGCCTCCTAAATATTTCCTTATTAGAGGAACCACCACAACAAGACCATAAAAACCGTAGATCACAGATGGAATTCCTGCCAACAGCTCAACAAATGGTCTTATAAGCCTTGATATCTTTTCATTTACAAGTTCACCCAAAAATATTGCTGTTGCAATTCCAATTGGTACACCTATAATAATTGCTCCCACTGTCACATAAATAGAACCCAAAATCATCGGGAAAATTCCAAACTTGCCACTCAAAGGCGCCCACTTTTTACCTAAGATAAAGTTCCAAAGTCCATATTCCTTTATGATTGCAAAACCTTCTTTGAAGATGAAAACTGTTATTAGCAACACAGATATTACTGAGAGTGCTGCTGCTACAAACAAAATAATTTCTATCGCACTTTTCTTCTTAGGCATAATAAATCTTACACCCCATTACAATAAAATACTATTTTACTTTAATATAATGATACTTTTCTACAATGGCCTGTCCTTCATTGCTCAATGCAAAATCAATAAACTCTTTTACAAGTCCCTGTGGCTCATCCTTTGTCAGAAATAAAAATGGTCTTTGAAGTTTATACTTGCCGTTTTTTACATTATCCTCTGTAGCTTCCACTCCTTCTATTTTTACAGCCTTTACACTTGAATCTAACACACCCATTGAGATATATCCTATTGCATTAGGGTCTTGCGAAACAGATTGCTTTACTGCACCTGTTGATGGCTGAACAACTGCAGAATCAGAAATTGAGCTTTCTCCCATTACAAGTTCTTCAAAGGCACCTCGTGTTCCTGACCCCTCTTCTCGTGTTACAACAACAATCTGTGCATCCTTGCCACCAACATCTTTCCAATTTTTTATTTTGCCTGCATATATATCTCTTATTTGTTCAACTGATAGGTTGTCAATCGGATTTGAAGGGTGTACAACAACTGCAATTCCATCAATTGCTATCTTGTATTCATGAAGACCTTTTTCTTCTGGTTTTAACTCTCTCGAAGATGTTCCAATATCAGCAACACCGTCTCTGGCCGATTTTATCCCAACACCAGAACCTCCGCCTTGGACCTCAATTTTTGTCTCTGGGTGTTTTTCCATAAACGCCTTGGCCAA harbors:
- a CDS encoding phosphate ABC transporter substrate-binding protein, whose protein sequence is MFKKSFALVVVLSLLSLLLFGCKNVGNEAKKSKNSITVAGSTSVQPLADDLAKAFMEKHPETKIEVQGGGSGVGIKSARDGVADIGTSSRELKPEEKGLHEYKIAIDGIAVVVHPSNPIDNLSVEQIRDIYAGKIKNWKDVGGKDAQIVVVTREEGSGTRGAFEELVMGESSISDSAVVQPSTGAVKQSVSQDPNAIGYISMGVLDSSVKAVKIEGVEATEDNVKNGKYKLQRPFLFLTKDEPQGLVKEFIDFALSNEGQAIVEKYHYIKVK
- the pstC gene encoding phosphate ABC transporter permease subunit PstC; translated protein: MPKKKSAIEIILFVAAALSVISVLLITVFIFKEGFAIIKEYGLWNFILGKKWAPLSGKFGIFPMILGSIYVTVGAIIIGVPIGIATAIFLGELVNEKISRLIRPFVELLAGIPSVIYGFYGLVVVVPLIRKYLGGSGFSILASSIILGIMILPTIINISEVSIRSVPREYKEGSLALGATHWQTIKGVILPAAKSGIIASIILGMGRAIGETMAVIMVAGNSPKIPNNILDQVRTLTGNIAIEMGYASGKHAQALFATGIVLFVIIMILNTIANVIARRVGEEK
- the pstA gene encoding phosphate ABC transporter permease PstA; translated protein: MIRKNKVVQGIVFSIIGLFTLITMVILIVIVFHIISNGLKGISLSFILQYPEEMGKSGGIFPVIVGTLYVTLLAVIIAAPVGVLAAIYLTEYSKKGKVVELIRFGTETLAGIPSIIYGLFGFAFFVIALGFRWSILSGALTLSIMILPTIIRTSEEAIKTVPMSFREGSLALGATKWQTIAKVVIPPAMPGILTGVILGVGRAIGETAAVLLTAGSSLNFPTSIFSPTRTMSVHLYILSSEGLSKLNSYATATLLIVIVFIINTFANLIIRRYNRILGRG